A genomic stretch from Colwellia sp. Arc7-635 includes:
- the ftsX gene encoding permease-like cell division protein FtsX: MAANDTRHNYQRLNWTGRFTAGVLRHLQQAIGSLGDLWRTPFTSVMTVLVLGISLTLPATLHLFVKNTQTVTEQWNSASEITLFLKLSTSDKAAQNLVQRIHLYPEVANVVYISADQALTEFKVSSGFGQALEYLDENPLPATLLVTPTPRFSQVQAARELLLKLEQERGVDQGKLDLEWLTRLEAMAALIEDVVIGIAILLCLSVVLIIGNTIRLAILNQKDAIAVMKLVGATDSFIQRPFLYAGVWYGVLGGFVASICVAILASYLSGALSKLTDLYQSQFVLAGLSFYELLILQAMAISLGLLGSFISVRQHIRAIEPTAD, from the coding sequence ATGGCAGCTAATGATACGCGTCATAATTACCAACGTTTAAATTGGACCGGACGCTTCACCGCGGGTGTTTTAAGGCATTTACAGCAAGCGATTGGTAGCTTAGGTGATTTGTGGCGAACACCTTTTACATCGGTGATGACGGTACTTGTATTAGGTATTAGCTTAACGTTGCCAGCGACATTACATTTATTTGTTAAAAATACGCAGACAGTGACTGAACAGTGGAATTCCGCTTCTGAAATCACCTTATTTTTGAAGCTATCAACTTCAGATAAAGCCGCACAAAATTTAGTGCAGCGTATTCATTTATATCCTGAAGTGGCTAATGTTGTATATATTTCTGCTGATCAGGCATTAACTGAATTTAAAGTGAGCTCTGGTTTTGGCCAAGCGTTGGAATACTTGGATGAAAATCCATTGCCTGCCACGTTGTTAGTTACCCCAACACCGCGTTTTAGCCAAGTACAAGCAGCACGTGAGTTGTTGCTTAAATTGGAACAAGAACGTGGTGTCGATCAAGGTAAGCTTGATCTTGAGTGGCTAACGCGCCTAGAAGCAATGGCTGCATTAATTGAAGATGTGGTGATCGGTATTGCGATATTGCTTTGTTTGTCGGTTGTATTGATTATTGGCAATACCATTCGATTAGCGATATTGAATCAAAAAGATGCTATTGCTGTGATGAAATTAGTTGGGGCAACGGATAGCTTTATTCAACGGCCATTTTTATATGCTGGTGTTTGGTATGGTGTTCTTGGTGGATTTGTTGCTAGTATTTGTGTTGCTATTCTAGCAAGCTACCTGTCAGGTGCATTGAGTAAATTGACCGATCTTTATCAAAGCCAATTTGTATTAGCGGGCTTATCATTCTATGAATTACTGATACTGCAAGCAATGGCGATTAGTTTAGGTTTGTTGGGTAGTTTTATTTCTGTTCGCCAACATATACGCGCTATCGAACCAACAGCAGATTAA
- the ftsE gene encoding cell division ATP-binding protein FtsE yields the protein MIRFNNVSKTYPGGFLALKQVSFTIAPGEMTFLTGHSGAGKSTLLKLMSVMEKPSVGSIQINGTELSSIKYHQIPYVRRGIGMIFQNHNLLSDRTVFENVALPLIIEGYSHKETRKRVEAALDKVHLSSKLKCFPNMLSGGEQQRVGIARAIVNKPPILLADEPTGNLDPKLSLDIIRLFEEFNDMGVSVLIATHDLGLIARMKYRTLTLKQGHMITDGIVDGLNSMGEQNGS from the coding sequence ATGATCCGATTTAATAACGTTAGTAAAACTTATCCTGGAGGGTTTTTAGCACTTAAACAAGTGAGCTTTACTATTGCTCCAGGTGAAATGACGTTTTTAACCGGACACTCGGGCGCTGGTAAGAGTACCTTACTGAAGTTGATGAGTGTGATGGAAAAGCCCAGTGTTGGTAGTATTCAAATTAATGGCACTGAGTTATCAAGCATAAAATATCATCAAATACCTTATGTACGTCGTGGTATTGGCATGATTTTCCAAAATCATAATTTGTTATCAGACCGTACCGTGTTTGAAAATGTCGCTTTACCTCTAATTATTGAAGGTTATAGCCACAAAGAAACTCGTAAACGTGTTGAAGCTGCACTTGATAAAGTACATTTATCAAGTAAGTTGAAGTGCTTTCCAAATATGCTTTCGGGCGGCGAGCAGCAACGAGTTGGTATTGCACGTGCTATCGTGAATAAACCCCCGATATTATTAGCCGATGAACCAACCGGTAATTTGGACCCTAAACTGTCATTAGATATTATTCGTCTATTTGAAGAATTTAATGACATGGGCGTGAGTGTCTTAATTGCCACCCATGATTTAGGTTTGATTGCTCGTATGAAGTACCGCACGTTAACGTTAAAACAAGGTCATATGATCACTGACGGCATTGTTGACGGGTTAAACAGCATGGGTGAACAGAATGGCAGCTAA